The genomic region GGCGAAGCGTTTGCGAGGTTGCCTCCAATCGTTCCGCAGTTGCGTATCTGTTTCGACCCTACACCTGACGCCGCGCTTTGGAGAGAGAAAAAATATTTTTTGATTAGCGGGTCGTTCTCCATTTCTGTGAAAGTTACGGCGCCTCCGATCGTAATTTTATCCTCTTCCTCATATTCGGCGATATCGCACATTGCCGCCGTACGGCTGACGTCGATAAGGATATCCGGACAGGCCTCTCCCTCGTGTATTGCGATCGTAAGGTCGGTGCCGCCGGCAATTATCCTGCTCCGTTCCGTCGCCTTGGATAAGGCCGCGGTAAGTTCCTCTAAAGACCGGGGGCTGTACATCTTTATGTTATTCATTGGGGCACGCCTCCTCCTTAGCGCTCCGAAGCACCGCGGCCGCCTCTTTGACGGCGCGCGAGATCGCGCTGTAGTCGCCGCAGCGGCAGAGGTTGCCCGCGATGGCGGTCCGTATATCTTCTTCCGTAGGGTCGGGATTTTCATAGAGCAGGGCAGCGGCGGACATCAACATGCCGGGCGTGCAGTAGCCGCACTGTATCGCGCCGTGTTTGATAAAGGCCTTCTGCAGCGGTGAAAGGCTGCCGTCGCTCTCTGCGAGCCCCTCCACCGTAAGCAGCGACCTGCCGTCTATCTGTCCGGTGAGCATCAGGCAGGAGTGGACGGCCCTCTTGTCCACGATGACGGTGCATGTGCCGCATTCGCCCTCGCCGCAGCCCTCTTTAGCGCCGGTAAGTCCCATCTCGTCGCGCAGGAAATCCAGCAGCCTCGCCGCCGGGTCGGCCTCCATCTCGTATCTTTTGCCGTTTAACTCAAATTTTATCAACATCGAGCATCACCCCTTTATCAGCCTGAAGGCTTCCACTATGCGTTCCGAAGTGAGCGGAAGCTCTCTGATCGACGTACCCAGCGCGTTGTTGACCGCGTTCACGATGGCGGCCGCCCCCGGAACGGTGGAAATCTC from Cloacibacillus sp. harbors:
- a CDS encoding (2Fe-2S)-binding protein → MLIKFELNGKRYEMEADPAARLLDFLRDEMGLTGAKEGCGEGECGTCTVIVDKRAVHSCLMLTGQIDGRSLLTVEGLAESDGSLSPLQKAFIKHGAIQCGYCTPGMLMSAAALLYENPDPTEEDIRTAIAGNLCRCGDYSAISRAVKEAAAVLRSAKEEACPNE